The DNA segment GAACGTCTGGATCAGCGGATACAAACCGACAATCAGCAACACGATGAGCGTTGGCGCCAGGAACGTGTAGGCCAACCTCTCCTGGCGCTTCGCCAGTTCCAGCGTCTTCTTTGGGCGCTTCATTGCTGCTTCTGTCAAAGGGGCGTCCCTTCTCTCGTCACCAGTCGTCGGGGCATGGGTCCTAGTTCAGCAGATCTTCCAGTTCCTCTTGGATTTCCTGCACACCTTCTTCGGGGGTCACCTGGCCGGAGAGAATACGGCTCACGTTCTGGAAGTAAATCGTCGAAACTTCGTTGTAATCAGGGCCCGTCACGGTGGAGGGACGCGGCGTCGCGTTCTGGAAGACGCTCTTCATGTCCTTGAAGTACGGAATCTCCGCCTGGATTTCCGGATCGTCATACAAGGCTACTCGCGTCGCCAGCATGCCGGCTTCCATCGCGCGGCGCTTCTGCGCTTCCGGCCCGGTCATCCAGCGCACAAACTTGATCGCTTCGTCCTGATGCTTGGAGTACTTCGATACGGCCAACTGCCAGCCGCCGAGAGCCGCGGCATGCTTCGCACCGCCGCTCGGCAACACCGTGATCTCGAACTTGCCCTTGATCTCCGAATCGTCCCCATTGCCGAGGGCATAAGCATACGGCCAGTTGCGCATAAACATCGCATTGCCGGTCTGGAACAGTTGGCGGGATTCCTCTTCGCGGTACGTCATGACGCCCGGAGGAGAGATCGTCCCAACCCAACCTTTCGCGCGAGTGAACGCCTCGATTGCCTTTGGGTTGTTGATGGTCACGTTGCCGTCGGAATCGACAATGCGGCCACCGCCGAAGCTGTCCTGCCATTCGATCGCGTCGCACGTCAGGCACTCGTAGGCCTGGCCTTGCCAGACGAAGCCCCAGAAGTTCTTGTTCCCCTTTGCGTGTTCGACCTCCATGGCACTCTTGCTCATCTCTTCGAGCTCATCCCATGTCTCCGGCGGTCCATCGTAGCCGTAAGCCGATAGCAGGTCCGTGCGGTAGTACAGAACCCCCGCATCGGCAAACCAGGGCAGCGCCACGAGCTTGCCGTCCACGGTGTTGTTCTCAATGATGGCCTGGAAGAAGTCGTCCGTATCGTCCACGTGGGGCTTTAGATCGATCAAATGCTCGGCCAGAATACCCGGCCAGATCACGTCGACCTGGTACACGTCGATATCGTCCGAACGCGCGCTGAAGAACTGGAGGTACTGCGAGAGTCGCTCCGTCGCATCCGTCGGGCCCTTGATGAGCTCGATCTTCACACCGGTCTGTTCCTCGTATTCTTTCACCATATCCTCGGTCAGGACCAGGGCCTTGCCGATCGGATCGATATTGAAGCGTAGGACCACCTGATCTTCCGACGCGGAGGCGGCTTCGCCCTCGGCGGCAGAACTCTCCTCGCCGCTCCCACAGGCAGTCAGAAAGATACCCGCCAGCATTAGTGCAGTCAGGAAGCAACTCACGCGTCGAAACATGATTGGACCTCGCGAAGAAAAGGAAATGTCTTGTCAATCACAGAGGAAAGACACCGGGCCCTGGGAGGGTCAAGGTCGATGTCCCGGACGTTATGTCATGCGGGGTGGACCGATCCGATTTCCCCTGTGCCAGAGAGCAATGGCGTCAATAAAACCCTTTGTCGACCGCCTTGGCCCGCTGCTAGCAAGGGGACTGTGAGATCTCCGCAAAGGAACCGAAAGGCCCAATGGCCCGAAAGCCGCGAAAATCCGATCCGACGCGCCGCCGCTGGCGCCGCCTGTACCATCGGTCGCGCATCTACCTTCCGGTCCTGGTGCTGCTGTTTCTGGCGATGCTGCTGTACCTGCCATTGTCGCCCGGATGGCTGAACGGAATCGTGGAGTCCAAACTCCGCGAGGCCACCGGTCTGGACGTCACGATCGAGACGACGCGGGTCCGCCTGATCACTGCCGAAGTCCGCCTGATCGGGCTGGAGATCGGCGGCGACCCCGGGAAGCCCTCCTTCAAGATCGGCGATATTTTCCTGGATGGAGACTTCGGGGAGCTGCTTGCCGGCGGAGAAAACTGGCCGGCCCAAGTCGTCGTCACCAATCCTTCCGAGATTCGCCTCATCCGGACTGACGATGGGATCGCGATTCGCGGCGATCTGGCGACGCTCATTGAGGAGATCGAGGGCAAGGCAGACGGCCCCAAAAAGTCCGGCCGCCGCACGCCGTCGCTGGATCCGCTCGCGCCCCTTCGGCGCCCAACGCCTTCCATTCAGATCCGCAACGCGATCGCCGTCCTGGACAGCCAGCTTGGCGACCTGCCGCCGCTGAAGCTGGCGATCAACCGCATCTCCGTGCCGAGGCGCGTTGGGAGTTCCGAGGGCTACAATGTCGAAGTCCGCGGCCTCGCCGTTGCCAACAGCGCAGAGCCATTCCGCGGCAACCTCTCGCTGCTGCCTGTCGAGGAGCAGGGGTCGCTGAAGCTGCAGCTCGACGGGATCGAAGTTCCGTTCAACGCGCCGGGATTCGGCCGGCTGCGAGCCCGGGCCCGCGACATCGTCGTCATTGTGCAAACCGTGCGTTCCGATCCGTTCAAGTTCGCCGTCTCGACTGAAGTGGATGCGGGCAGATTCGAGCTGGGCGAAGATCGTCCGCCGGGCGCTCCGTTTGCGGGTACAGAGAGCTGGATTGAGAAGAACATCAAGCTGACGGCGCGCGGCGCCTACGACTTGCACCAGGAGCGCATCGAGGCGTCTGAGATTCGTCTGGCGGCCGAGGGTGTCGATGTCCGCGCCTCCGGGATCGTGAAGCCTGAGCCACCGTTCAAAGGCAAAGCTCGCGTAAACGTGCGGCGATTGCCCGCCCCGGCCATTCGTCTCGCCCAGGTCAAGGCCCGTGAAGCGGGCTTCGAGTTCGACCGTCAGACAAGCGCGACACTGAACGTCGAACTGGCCGCGGAAGGCGAGTTCGCAAAGACCTCCGAACTCGACTTGTCCGGTTCGGTTCGTCTCTCCGGTTGGGTCGTCTCGCAACCGACCTGGCCGCATCCGATGATTATTCACCAAGCCAATGGCACTGTCGATCGCAGCCAACTGAACCTTCCTACGATCGTTGTCTCGATGGGCGATCTGACCGCTCAGGCGAGCGCCCACCTGCCGATTCTTCCGAGCGAGAACAACCACGAAGGGCACATCGAATTCCAGGTTCGCGGCGAGCCCGAGCAGGCACTCGCCACGGCGAAACGTTTCGGCATCCTGCCGCGCGAGATCAATTCGCTGACGATGCCGCTGACATTGGAGGTTGCCGCGGGACTGCGCGTCGACGATCCGCTCTGGACGTGGGATCCGAAGCAGGTGACCAACTCGCTGACCGATCTCGACGGTTCATTGACATGGGGACGCGGCGCACTCTCCCTTCGCGATCTTCCCGATCAGATTCAAGTCGATTCCGGAGCGATCCGGTTTGGCAAGACGCGCGCGAACCTTTCGCATCTCAATGCCTCGTACGGGTCGATCGCCGCCAATGTCGACGTGACGATGGAAGGCGACGAGCCGCTGTGGATGGGGACGCCGCGCTATCAGGTCGCCATGCAGACACAGGGACCGATCCCGGAGATCCTGGCGCTGATTCGCCGGCAGGTGGCTCTCCCCCCGGCCGTTCAGGACATCTCGGGCGGAGTTCGAGCGCGCATCGACGCATCCGGCACCACCGCCGAGCTGACTCGCGTGGACTACCGCGCGGTCATCGATCTGGAGGAGGTCTCCGGCAACATTCAATTCCCGCTCGATCTCGTTCCGGTCACTAATCTGCAGGCGCACATCGAGGCGACACCCGATTCGGTGATCATTCCGACCTTCTCCGCGCGGGTCGATGGCGATGCCACCGTCGAAGGCAACGCCGAGGCGACGACGCGTGCGCTGATTCTGCGGGCACAGGCGGAAGCACCCATTGCCGTCGCGGCGAAGGTGACGCCAAAGGACTTCCGCGATCTCTACGTCGATGGTCGCGCGTCGGCGACTGCGACCGTGACGTTGTCGGCGCGCGATCCGTTACCGGAGGCGCCTGATCTTACGCGCCAGTGGATCGCAGCCCTCGTCGGCCCTGAGCCACGCCCCGTCAACATCCTTCCTGATTCTCCCCTGAGGTTACAGATCGACGGTCGCATTCGCCCCGGCGAGAATGCGACGTTCTTCTATCGCGACTTCCCGCATGCGGTGACGAACATCCGCGGCGACGTCACGGCCGACGAGACCGGAT comes from the bacterium genome and includes:
- a CDS encoding AsmA-like C-terminal region-containing protein, translating into MARKPRKSDPTRRRWRRLYHRSRIYLPVLVLLFLAMLLYLPLSPGWLNGIVESKLREATGLDVTIETTRVRLITAEVRLIGLEIGGDPGKPSFKIGDIFLDGDFGELLAGGENWPAQVVVTNPSEIRLIRTDDGIAIRGDLATLIEEIEGKADGPKKSGRRTPSLDPLAPLRRPTPSIQIRNAIAVLDSQLGDLPPLKLAINRISVPRRVGSSEGYNVEVRGLAVANSAEPFRGNLSLLPVEEQGSLKLQLDGIEVPFNAPGFGRLRARARDIVVIVQTVRSDPFKFAVSTEVDAGRFELGEDRPPGAPFAGTESWIEKNIKLTARGAYDLHQERIEASEIRLAAEGVDVRASGIVKPEPPFKGKARVNVRRLPAPAIRLAQVKAREAGFEFDRQTSATLNVELAAEGEFAKTSELDLSGSVRLSGWVVSQPTWPHPMIIHQANGTVDRSQLNLPTIVVSMGDLTAQASAHLPILPSENNHEGHIEFQVRGEPEQALATAKRFGILPREINSLTMPLTLEVAAGLRVDDPLWTWDPKQVTNSLTDLDGSLTWGRGALSLRDLPDQIQVDSGAIRFGKTRANLSHLNASYGSIAANVDVTMEGDEPLWMGTPRYQVAMQTQGPIPEILALIRRQVALPPAVQDISGGVRARIDASGTTAELTRVDYRAVIDLEEVSGNIQFPLDLVPVTNLQAHIEATPDSVIIPTFSARVDGDATVEGNAEATTRALILRAQAEAPIAVAAKVTPKDFRDLYVDGRASATATVTLSARDPLPEAPDLTRQWIAALVGPEPRPVNILPDSPLRLQIDGRIRPGENATFFYRDFPHAVTNIRGDVTADETGFYLRNVLSKWGEAEDVRASGYVKLPHHSPLTIVADVSAPDVDINDWLEGWGDQPWAERPFIRPPRAHSGNSEPELEVLIECAIQLGRTQFLTVPAQDASANMRYEAWDGKENLLALSRVQGIIYGGRITGDATLSFPFGGRLPIMEATTEVAGAEVRGFLEDITGESERFHGKFTGGGNVRGEIGDYATWKGDGTFRVTESSFIGGQVFTRLSRSLKLGREDIAQDTSFSGSVIISDLQARFPDLRIESDAIRMIADGMVDFSGNLDFLITVDVISNRLQDTPILGSLSNFLSKITDFLISLRLQGTVQDPVVTTAPLQLDRAGFFQEEGSKAVRSAREAMEAGEGVLGRGLRFATKPSTAPAPTPTPAPDSSNSSGGSR
- a CDS encoding ABC transporter substrate-binding protein, whose translation is MFRRVSCFLTALMLAGIFLTACGSGEESSAAEGEAASASEDQVVLRFNIDPIGKALVLTEDMVKEYEEQTGVKIELIKGPTDATERLSQYLQFFSARSDDIDVYQVDVIWPGILAEHLIDLKPHVDDTDDFFQAIIENNTVDGKLVALPWFADAGVLYYRTDLLSAYGYDGPPETWDELEEMSKSAMEVEHAKGNKNFWGFVWQGQAYECLTCDAIEWQDSFGGGRIVDSDGNVTINNPKAIEAFTRAKGWVGTISPPGVMTYREEESRQLFQTGNAMFMRNWPYAYALGNGDDSEIKGKFEITVLPSGGAKHAAALGGWQLAVSKYSKHQDEAIKFVRWMTGPEAQKRRAMEAGMLATRVALYDDPEIQAEIPYFKDMKSVFQNATPRPSTVTGPDYNEVSTIYFQNVSRILSGQVTPEEGVQEIQEELEDLLN